The Streptomyces sp. NBC_00459 DNA segment ATGAAGGCCGTCCGGGAGAACGAGCCGCGGTACTCCCGGATGCCGGTACGCCAGTGCCGGGCGGCCATCCGCCAGGTGCCGGGGTAGGCGGCGAGGCCGATGAGGTCCTTCGGTGAGACACGGGTGCGGGTGTAGCCCTCCCGGGCCAGCGCGAGGACCGCGTTGGGGCCGACCTCCACCGAGCCGTCGACGCGGGGCGTGAAGTGCACGCCGAGGAAGGGGTAGCGCGGATCCGGGACCGGGTAGACCAGACCGCGGACCAGGTCGGTCCTCCCGGGCCTGAGCAGCAGGTACTCGCCCCGGAACGGGACGATCCGCGGCTCCCGTCCGTCCAGGGCCAGTCTCGCCACCACGTCCGACTGCAGGCCCGCGCACAGGATCAGCCGGTCCACCCGGACACGCTCCCGCGCGGAGGCCACCTCGATGCCGCCGGGTACGTCGGTGATGCCGGTGACCGGGAAGCCGAGCCTCACCTCGCCGCCGGAGCCGGTCACGTCCTGGGCGAAGGAGCGGGCGATCGCCGGGTAGTCGGTGATCGCGGTGCGCGGGGAGTGCAGGGCGGCGACTCCGCCCACGTTCGGCTCCAGCTCGCGGATCTCCTCCTGGGAGATCCTCCTCAGATCGGGTACGTGGTTGTTCCTGGCCCGCTCGTAGAGGCTGTTCATGCGGCCGAGTTCGTCGTCGCGGACGGCGACGACCAGCTTGCCGATCTCCTGGTACGGCAACCGGCGGTCCTGGCAGTACTCACGCAGCAGGGACACGCCCCGGACCGTCAGGCCGGCCTTCAGACTGCCAGGGGCGTAGTAGATGCCTGCGTGGACGACGCCCGAGTTGTGGCCGGTCTGGTGGAGCGCGACCTCCCTCTCCTTCTCGAAGACCAAGACCCGGGTGCCGGGCCGCCTCAGGGCGATCTCGCGGGCCGTGGCCAGTCCCACGATCCCGGCCCCGACGACGCCCACGGTCTCGTCAGGCACCGGTCTGCTCCGGAGTACCGAAGTGGACGGCCACCGTCTTGACGCGGGTGGAGAACCGCAGGACCTCGTCGCCCTGCTCCTTGTACGCCGTGCCGGAGTCGCGGAACCCGCCGAAGGGCAGGTGCACGTCCCAGCCGGTGGTGGTCGTGTTGACGGCGACCTGCCCGCACTCGGCCTCGTCCGCGAAGCGGTACGCGCGGGCGAGGTCGCGGGTGAAGACGGCGGCGGCCAGCCCGAAGCCGGAGTCGTTGACGGCCTCGACGGCGGAGGTGAAGTCGTCGACCTCACGGACGGCGAGGACCGGGCCGAAGACCTCCTCGCGCCAGACGGCCGTATCGGGGGTGACACCGGCGAGCACGGTCGGCCGCACGTAGCAGCCGTGCACGCGCTCACCCTCGGTGTCCGCACGGCCGCCGGTGAGGACGGTGGCGCCCTGCTCGACCGCGCGTCCGATGTCGGCGAGGACGGAGTCCCGGTGCCTGGGGCTGGACAGCGGGCACAGGGTGGTCGCCGGATCGCTGCCCGGCCCGACCTTCAGCGTCTCGACCTCGGCGACCAGCAGCCGGGTGAACTCCGCGTACACGGGCCGCTCGACGATCACCCTGCTGGTGGCGGTGCAGCGTTGTCCGGCCTGGCCGAAGGCTGCGGCGACTACGGCCTTCGCGGCGGTCGGCAGGTCGGCGTCGGCCAGGACGACGGAGGCGTTCTTGCCGCCGAGCTCGCCCTGGAAGCGGACGTTGCGGTCGGCGAGGCGGCGCCGGATGCGGTTTCCGACGGAGTTGGAGCCGGTGAAGGTGACGCCGGCGATCCGCGGGTCGTCCAGGAGCGCCTCCTCGATCTCGGCAGTACGGCCCGTCACGACGTTCAGCACACCAGCGGGCAGTCCGGCGTCGTGCAGGGCGCGCGCGAAGTGCAGTCCGGAGACAGGGGTCTCGGTGGCGGGCTTGAACACGGCCGCGTTACCGGCGGCCAGGAGCGGGGCGAGCTTGCGGGCCGGGGTGATCAGAGGGTCGTTCCACGGGCTGATCACGAGGATCACGCCGATCGGCTCGCGCTGGGTGTGCGTACGGTGGTTCGGGCGTACGTCGTGCAGGAGGGTGCCGTAGCCCTGGCGCGCCAGCCCGGCGTAGTACTCCAGGAAGTCGGCGGCCTTCAGGGTCTCGCCCCGGGCCTCGGCCAGGGTCTTGCCGTTCTCGGCGGTGACGTCGGCCGCGACGGCGTCGGCCCGCTCGCGGATCAACCGGGCCGCGTCGGTCATGATCCGGGACCGCTCGAAGGGGCTGGTCCGCTTCCAGACGGCGAAGCCGCGCGCCGCGTGGTCGTAGGCCCGGGTGACGTCCTTGGCGGCGAGGGCGGGGACGCGGACGATCGGGGTGCGGACGTCGGCCGGGTCGTGGACGTCGATCCACTCCCCGGTCGTGACCCACTCCCCGCCGGAGAGGATTTCCACCGTGCGCATGAAAGTTCACTTCCTTCGTCCGCCGCGATGACGCGGGCTGTACCTCACAACGGCCATGCGGGCCGGATGCGACAAAACACCATGTGGGAGCGGGCCACCAGCCCCTCCGGGGCACTCAATGCTTGCGCCGTGCGCGGGGTCGGCGGGCACCTGATCCGTGCTGGAATCTGCGGGCCGGACGGCATGTGCGACGCCGCCGGGACCCGTGACACAGCCGAGGAGACACAGACATGGCCTGCACAGTCATCGCCCACTACCGCTGCGCGCCCACCGACGAGGCCACGGTCCGGGCCGCGCTGCTGAAGGCTCAGGAGGCGACCCGTACCGAGCCGGCCAACCTCATGTACGAGGTACACACCGTGACCGGTGAGCCCGGCGGTTTCCTCCTCTACGAGCGATACACCGATCAGGCCGGATTCGAGGCCCACAAGGCGGCCGAGCACTTCCAGGAGCTGATCGTGAAGACGACGTGGCCGCTCCTGACGGATCGGTCGGTGACGTTCGCCGAGTCGATCTGAACCGGTAGGGGGCCGGGATCCCCGGCCCCTCCCCCGTCAGAACTCGTTGCCCCAGACGTAGCGGGCGACCGTCTCCACCAGCACGATCTTCCCGTGCTGTGCCTCCGCACTCAGCAGCGGCCGGTCCGCCACGTCGGCGAAGCCCCGGGACGGCGACACGGCCGCGTCCTCCAGGTCCTTGAACTCGCCGACCGCGTCGATCCTGGCCATCACCGTGTCGAGGTCCTCCAGCTGCGGCACGGTCGCGTCCACGACGCCCAGGCACACGTCCCGGTCCTCGGGCAGCGCCCTGACGAGGTCGAGTTCGGCCGCCGTCCCCTGGTCGAACGGCAGGACCCAGCGGTCGGCCGCGATCGCGCCGTACAGCCTTTCGGCGCGGGCCATGTCCACCGCCACGGGCGCCGCCCAGCCGGGTGCCACACCGATCCGTACACCCTCCTGGCGCTTGCCCGGCCGTACCGCCAGCGCGTCGACGGCCAGCGCGTCCTCGAAGGACAGCGCGCCCGGGTCGGCCGGGTCGGTGGCCAACTGGGCCAGCAGGAGCGGGTTGTTGAGCTGGATCAGACGGACTCCCCTGGTGACCAGCAGCTCGATCTCCGCGTGGATGATCTCCGCGAGTGCCTCGCCCAGCTCACGGGCGGAGGCCGGGCCGAGGCCGGGCCTGAACGTGGTGGCGGCGAGGTACGCGGGAGAGGGCAGCGACGCCTTCGGAGCGATCACCGTCAGCTCGGCGAGGCGCGCCGCCCAGTCCGCGAGCAGCGGGCCGTCGGCCTTGGGCAGCGACTCCGCCACCCAGCGAGTGAGTCCGTCGGCGCCCGTCTCGTCCGTACGGCGGAAGCCGGAGACGGCGTCGAGGACGGCGCTGCGGAAGTCCTCGCGCGGGAAGTCGCCGTCGGTGACGACGGTGGAGCGCAGCCTGCGCTGGTACGCCACGGCCTCCTGGACGGCCCGGAGCTCTGCGTCCAGCAGTGCCTGCGGGTCGCCGCCCGAGGTGCGGGCAGCGGTCAGCTCGGCGGGGCGGACCAGGCTGCCGTGGTGGTCGATCCGGTAGTTGAACGTATCCGCCATGGCTCAGACGTCCTTTCCGGGCGTGGCCAGTGTGCCCGCGACGCCCCAGGCGGCGAACTCCAGCTCGTAGCCGAGGGATTCGAGGACCTCGTCGGCGATCTGCTGGTCCTCGTCCGCGGTGCCGCCAGCGATGCCGAGGCCGCCGATGATCTCGCCGTCCTTCTTGATGGTGACGCTGCCCTCGGTGGCCATGATCGGCAGGGCCGCGCCGGGGAGCTGGGAGAGCTGGGAGAAGAAGACGGGCTGGGTCTCCTGCCACTTCTTCAGCATCCTGCCGGGCCGTTGCATCACGGCGGCGGTGTAGGCCTTGGCGCGGGCGATGTCGGGGGTGAGCGGACGGGCCCCGTCCGCGCGGCGGACGCTGATGACGAAGCCGCCCGTGTCCACGACGGCGACGCTCACCGCCTTTCCGCCGGACAGGGCGTGCTTCAGGGCCGCGTCGACGATCGCGTCGGCGGCGTCCAGGGTGAGGCGGCTGGTCATGCTGCTTCCTTAGGTGCGGTGAGGGTGCGGCGCAGGTGGGCGACGGCCGCGTTGTACCGGTCGGGGACCTCCCAGTACATGGAGTGCGGGGCGCCGGTGACGATCTCCAGGCGCGAGCCGGGCAGCAGCTCGTGGGCGCGGGTCACGGTCTTCACGCTGAGGACCGCGTCCTTCTCGCCGGCCAGGAAGGCAACCGAGACGCCCGCGTCCTGGATGTCCTCCAGGGTCGGGCCGCCGGTGTCGAGGTTGCGCAGGTCGGCCATCTTCGCGACGTTGAAGGTGCCCATCTGCTGGAAGAGGAAGGTGAGATCGGCCCGCTCCCGCTGGAACCGCCGGGTGAGCAGGCGGTCGATGACGGGGAGTTTGACGGCCTCGGCCCGGTCGGCGGCGGCGAGCTCCTTGAGTTCGGGGTGGCTGATGCCGCCCAGGGAGTGTCCGAGGACGACCGAGCCGACCCGTTCGGGGCGCAGCAGGGCGGCGCGGAGCGCGGCGACGGAGCCGATGGACTGGCCGACGAGCATCACATCGGTCAGGTCTTCGTGGTCGAGGACGGCGACGATGTCTCCGGGGAAGTCCTGCCCGTCGAACTCGGGCCTCGACGAGCCCGGAGGGGTGGGTGCGTCGGAGTTGCCGAAGCCGCGCAGGTCCACGGTGACGACCGTGAACTCGTCGCGCAGGGCGGCCACTTGCTGCCACCAGGCGGCATGATGCCCGCCGCTGCCGTGCACGAACAGAATCGCCGGACCGCTGCCGTGGCGCTCGTAGTAGAGGGAGGTGCCGTCGGAGTCGGCAATAGGCATGAGAGTGAACTCCTGTACAGGCGATGTCAGTTGGGGCGTTTGCCGTGCCAGACCAGTTCGATCATGGTGTGGTCGGGGTCGTGGATGTAGCAGAACTTGGACTGGTTCTCCGGGCGTTGGATGGGGCGGGTGTGCCGGATGCCCAGCTCCTGGAGATGGGCGAGGAAGTCGTCCCAGTCGTCGACCTCCACGGCGAAGTGGTAGGGCGCCATACGCTCCATCTCCTCGACCGGGGTGAAGTGCAGGTCGAAGTTGCCCCGGGTCATCAGCACCACGCGGGTGTTGGACTTGGGCATGATCCGCTTCATCCCGAAGACCTGGGTGTACCAGGCGGCGGTCCGGTCGGGATCGGTGGTGGGAAAGTTGACGTGGTGGATGTAGCGGGGCTCACTGCTCATGACTGGCTTCCTTCGAGTAGTACGGGGTTGGACAGCACACCGATGCCGCTGATCTCGACGTCGACGGTGTCCCCGGGGGCGATTTGGCACGTGGACTCGGCGCCCATCCACAGCACGTCGCCCGGATGCACGGTGATGTGCCGGGTGATCTCGACGAGGTGGTCGAAGGGGTCGAACACCATGTCCCCGGTGGGGAATTCGGCGCGGACCTCGCCGTTGAGGCGAAGCGTGGTGGTCTGCGCGAGGGCGTCGACGTCGGTCTCGATCCAGGGCCCCATGGGCTTGAACGTGTCGCTGTTCTTGCTGCGCCAGAACGAACGGTCCTGGTGCTGCCAGGTGCGGGCGCTGACGTCGTTGCCGATGGTCCAGCCGAAGACCGACCCGCGCGCTTCCTCGTACGTCGCGTGCCGCAGCGTCCGGCCGACGACGGCGACGAGTTCGGGCTCGGCCTCGAACCGCCCTTCCACCTCCGCGGGCTTGACGATCGGCGAACGATGGCCGGTGAGCGCGTTGTTGGCCCGGTAGCCGACCTCGGGGCGGTCCGGAACCGCGGCACCGGCGTGCGCGATGTGCCGCGGATAGTTCAAGCCGACGGCGTAGAACACGGGCGGGACGACGGGCGGCAGCCAGACGGCAGAGTCGCGCTGGACAGTACCGAGGACATCCGGGTCACCGTCGATCGGCGAGCCGGAAAGCAGCTCGACATCCGTCTCCCGCACCCGGCCCCACACCGCGCGCCCGCCCACCGAGACTCGCGCGTACCTCATGGCGCCAGCAAGTGGGAGACCCTCTTGGTGACCAGGTAGGCGTCCAGCGCCTCCGGGCCGCCCTCACGGCCGTAGCCACTGTCCTTGACGCCGCCGGAGGGCGCCTCGTGGACGGAGCCGCCGCAGTGGTTGATCGACAGGATCCCGGCCTCCAGCTCGGCCGACAGCCTCTC contains these protein-coding regions:
- a CDS encoding VOC family protein gives rise to the protein MSSEPRYIHHVNFPTTDPDRTAAWYTQVFGMKRIMPKSNTRVVLMTRGNFDLHFTPVEEMERMAPYHFAVEVDDWDDFLAHLQELGIRHTRPIQRPENQSKFCYIHDPDHTMIELVWHGKRPN
- a CDS encoding aldehyde dehydrogenase family protein; this encodes MRTVEILSGGEWVTTGEWIDVHDPADVRTPIVRVPALAAKDVTRAYDHAARGFAVWKRTSPFERSRIMTDAARLIRERADAVAADVTAENGKTLAEARGETLKAADFLEYYAGLARQGYGTLLHDVRPNHRTHTQREPIGVILVISPWNDPLITPARKLAPLLAAGNAAVFKPATETPVSGLHFARALHDAGLPAGVLNVVTGRTAEIEEALLDDPRIAGVTFTGSNSVGNRIRRRLADRNVRFQGELGGKNASVVLADADLPTAAKAVVAAAFGQAGQRCTATSRVIVERPVYAEFTRLLVAEVETLKVGPGSDPATTLCPLSSPRHRDSVLADIGRAVEQGATVLTGGRADTEGERVHGCYVRPTVLAGVTPDTAVWREEVFGPVLAVREVDDFTSAVEAVNDSGFGLAAAVFTRDLARAYRFADEAECGQVAVNTTTTGWDVHLPFGGFRDSGTAYKEQGDEVLRFSTRVKTVAVHFGTPEQTGA
- a CDS encoding alpha/beta fold hydrolase, producing MPIADSDGTSLYYERHGSGPAILFVHGSGGHHAAWWQQVAALRDEFTVVTVDLRGFGNSDAPTPPGSSRPEFDGQDFPGDIVAVLDHEDLTDVMLVGQSIGSVAALRAALLRPERVGSVVLGHSLGGISHPELKELAAADRAEAVKLPVIDRLLTRRFQRERADLTFLFQQMGTFNVAKMADLRNLDTGGPTLEDIQDAGVSVAFLAGEKDAVLSVKTVTRAHELLPGSRLEIVTGAPHSMYWEVPDRYNAAVAHLRRTLTAPKEAA
- a CDS encoding methionine synthase II (cobalamin-independent)-like protein, which gives rise to MADTFNYRIDHHGSLVRPAELTAARTSGGDPQALLDAELRAVQEAVAYQRRLRSTVVTDGDFPREDFRSAVLDAVSGFRRTDETGADGLTRWVAESLPKADGPLLADWAARLAELTVIAPKASLPSPAYLAATTFRPGLGPASARELGEALAEIIHAEIELLVTRGVRLIQLNNPLLLAQLATDPADPGALSFEDALAVDALAVRPGKRQEGVRIGVAPGWAAPVAVDMARAERLYGAIAADRWVLPFDQGTAAELDLVRALPEDRDVCLGVVDATVPQLEDLDTVMARIDAVGEFKDLEDAAVSPSRGFADVADRPLLSAEAQHGKIVLVETVARYVWGNEF
- the lhgO gene encoding L-2-hydroxyglutarate oxidase, producing the protein MPDETVGVVGAGIVGLATAREIALRRPGTRVLVFEKEREVALHQTGHNSGVVHAGIYYAPGSLKAGLTVRGVSLLREYCQDRRLPYQEIGKLVVAVRDDELGRMNSLYERARNNHVPDLRRISQEEIRELEPNVGGVAALHSPRTAITDYPAIARSFAQDVTGSGGEVRLGFPVTGITDVPGGIEVASARERVRVDRLILCAGLQSDVVARLALDGREPRIVPFRGEYLLLRPGRTDLVRGLVYPVPDPRYPFLGVHFTPRVDGSVEVGPNAVLALAREGYTRTRVSPKDLIGLAAYPGTWRMAARHWRTGIREYRGSFSRTAFMRDARLYVPGVGVQDVVRGGAGVRAQALDRDGTLVDDFRIHRAGRVTAVRNAPSPAATASMAIAEHIVHAAFEDAPATRRP
- a CDS encoding GlcG/HbpS family heme-binding protein, which translates into the protein MTSRLTLDAADAIVDAALKHALSGGKAVSVAVVDTGGFVISVRRADGARPLTPDIARAKAYTAAVMQRPGRMLKKWQETQPVFFSQLSQLPGAALPIMATEGSVTIKKDGEIIGGLGIAGGTADEDQQIADEVLESLGYELEFAAWGVAGTLATPGKDV
- a CDS encoding fumarylacetoacetate hydrolase family protein translates to MRYARVSVGGRAVWGRVRETDVELLSGSPIDGDPDVLGTVQRDSAVWLPPVVPPVFYAVGLNYPRHIAHAGAAVPDRPEVGYRANNALTGHRSPIVKPAEVEGRFEAEPELVAVVGRTLRHATYEEARGSVFGWTIGNDVSARTWQHQDRSFWRSKNSDTFKPMGPWIETDVDALAQTTTLRLNGEVRAEFPTGDMVFDPFDHLVEITRHITVHPGDVLWMGAESTCQIAPGDTVDVEISGIGVLSNPVLLEGSQS
- a CDS encoding putative quinol monooxygenase — its product is MACTVIAHYRCAPTDEATVRAALLKAQEATRTEPANLMYEVHTVTGEPGGFLLYERYTDQAGFEAHKAAEHFQELIVKTTWPLLTDRSVTFAESI